A region of the Arsenicicoccus dermatophilus genome:
TCCCGGCGACGGCCATCCGAAGACCGCGATCTCCATCCTCAAGGTCTCCGTCACAGAGAAGAAGGCATGACCGTGTCCAACCAGCCCGAGCAGACCTCCGCCCACCCCGACCCCCAGGTCGACGCCGCCGTGTCGGCCGCCTCGCCCGAGGCCGCACCCGCGGAGGTCGGCGTGGAGACGCCCGCCACCGCCCCGGGTGGGGAGGCCGGCCGGCCGTCCACCGACGCCCGGACGACCGTCCAGGGCGCCCCCGAGACCGAGGTCGCGGCCACCGAGGCCGCCGACTCGAGCCTCCCCGAGGCCGTCGGCACCGACGAGGGTGACAAGGCTCGCCCCGTCGAGACGGTCGCCAAGGTCGGCGGCGCGGTCCTCGGGGCGCTCACCGGCGCCCTCGGAGGTCTGGTGTCCGGCGGTGACAGGACCGAGGACGCTCCGGCGCCGGTGGCCGGCGGCGCGGACGACATCTCCCCGGACACCCAGGAGGAGGCCGAGCGCGTCGCGTCCTCCGAGGGCGCCGAGCCGGTCGTCGTCGCGACCCAGGACGCGAGCGAGGAGGCCGCGCCCCGGGGCGATGCCAAGCCCGCGGGGACCAGGCCCGCCGAGACGTCCCCGCAGCCCGCCGGCTCGCCCACGACGCCCGACGGGTCCGCCACCGCCGACGGCTCCCAGGCGCAGGCCGAGAGCACGTCCGAGGCGAAGCCCGCGCCGCGGTCGGCCTCGGTCGCCCGCCCGGGCGTCCCTTCGCCCGCGGCGATCAAGCCCAGCCCGGCCGCGATGCCGCGTCCGGCCGCCGCCACGCCGGCGACGGTCACCGCTCCCCCGACGACCACCCCGAGCAACGCCGCGACCTTCGGCCGGGTGGCCGAGGACGGCACGGTCTTCGTCCGCACCCCCGACGGTGAGCGCGCGGTGGGGTCCTACCCCGGCGCCTCCGCCGAGGACGCGCTCGCCTACTTCGCGCGCAAGTACGACGAGATGTGGGCGGCCGCCGAGCTGCTCTACCACCGCGTCCTGCAGACCGGCCTGTCCGCCAAGGAGGCCACCGACGACCTGACCAAGCTGCGCGAGCACGTCGGCGAGGCCAACGTCGTGGGTGACCTGCCGCAGCTGGACGCCAAGATCGAGTCGATCGCGACGGCCATCGAGGCCCGCAGGCAGGTCGAGGCGACCGAGCGCGCCGCGGCACGGGAGCAGGCCCGCACCGAGCGCGAGGCGATCGTCGCCGAGGCCGAGCGGATCGCCGCCCAGGACCCCGCCAAGACCCAGTGGAAGACCTCGGGCACCCGCATCCGCGAGCTGCTGGACG
Encoded here:
- a CDS encoding DUF349 domain-containing protein, with amino-acid sequence MTVSNQPEQTSAHPDPQVDAAVSAASPEAAPAEVGVETPATAPGGEAGRPSTDARTTVQGAPETEVAATEAADSSLPEAVGTDEGDKARPVETVAKVGGAVLGALTGALGGLVSGGDRTEDAPAPVAGGADDISPDTQEEAERVASSEGAEPVVVATQDASEEAAPRGDAKPAGTRPAETSPQPAGSPTTPDGSATADGSQAQAESTSEAKPAPRSASVARPGVPSPAAIKPSPAAMPRPAAATPATVTAPPTTTPSNAATFGRVAEDGTVFVRTPDGERAVGSYPGASAEDALAYFARKYDEMWAAAELLYHRVLQTGLSAKEATDDLTKLREHVGEANVVGDLPQLDAKIESIATAIEARRQVEATERAAAREQARTEREAIVAEAERIAAQDPAKTQWKTSGTRIRELLDEWKQHQRTSAKLDRETENALWQRFSHARNSFDKARRVYFAELESTQTEAKATKERLVAEAEKLSTSTEWGQTAGAYKRLMDQWRQAGRAGRKDDDALWARFKAAQDAFFNAKDAQSAEEDKEFRANLEVKEGLLAEARALLPITDLAAAKSTLRTIQDRWDAAGKVPRSEMGRIEGELRKVEQAVRDAEDARWKKSNPEVNHRASAFAEQIEKALEKENKALERAKATGDATRIKKAEENLAARRQLLEMVQRAQS